From Bos javanicus breed banteng chromosome 5, ARS-OSU_banteng_1.0, whole genome shotgun sequence, the proteins below share one genomic window:
- the LOC133248547 gene encoding small ribosomal subunit protein uS8 yields the protein MVRMNVLADALKSINNAEKRGKRQVLIRPCSKVIVRFLTVMMKHGYIGEFEIIDDHRAGKIVVNLTGRLNKCGVISPRFDVQLKDLEKWQNNLLPSRQFGFIVLTTSAGIMDHEEARRKHTGGKILGFFF from the coding sequence ATGGTGCGCATGAATGTCCTGGCCGATGCTCTCAAGAGTATCAACAATGCCGAAAAGAGAGGCAAACGCCAGGTCCTTATTAGGCCGTGCTCCAAAGTCATCGTCAGGTTTCTAACAGTGATGATGAAGCATGGTTACATTGGCGAATTTGAAATCATTGATGATCACAGGGCTGGGAAAATTGTTGTGAACCTCACAGGCAGGCTAAATAAGTGTGGAGTGATCAGCCCTAGATTTGATGTGCAACTcaaagatctagaaaaatggcagaatAACCTGCTCCCATCCCGTCAGTTTGGTTTCATTGTACTGACAACCTCAGCTGGCATCATGGACCATGAAGAAGCAAGACGAAAACATACAGGAGGGAAAATCCTTGGATTCTTTTTCTAG